TGATGTACCAATGATGGATAAGATTGACCTGTATCACCTCGACCAAATGTCCGCAAAAAAACGCCGACGCTGGATGCACCACTATCGCGAATGCCTTAAACGCCAACTGTTATTAAATGGCGGTAATCGCATCCACCTCAGCAAAAATCCGCTGATGTCTGGCTGGGTGGGCGCGATCATCGAAACCTTTGCCGATGCCCGTATTGTGGTACTGATGCGCAACCCCAACGACTGTATTCCCAGCACCTTAAAGCTGTTGGAGTTAAGCTGGCGGGCCAAGGGGTGGACGCCCGAGCAATATGACGCCTCACTGCGCGAGATGATGGCTATCTCGTTTGATTCCATGCGTCACCCCCGTCAAGTGCTCACCGCGCACCCACACACCCTTCACGCCTTTGTCGATTACCGCGACATCACCGCGGAGCCGAGACAGACCGCCCATGAAATTTATAAGGCTTTAGAAATGCCATTGTCAGATGATTTTGATGCCTATTTAAAAGCTCATGAAAACACCGAGCGCAGTCACAAAACCCACTTTGAATACACGATCAAAGATTACGAACTCTCTCATAAACAGATTGAAGCCCAACTTGACGATTTGTTTGACGAATACCAATGGCCGCGCTTAAGCGATAGAAATAGCCCTCAGACAATGGAGCAGATTAATGGATAAGCCATCAGCCAGCACTCGTAAATC
This portion of the Zhongshania sp. R06B22 genome encodes:
- a CDS encoding sulfotransferase family protein; the protein is MYFDFGYYARVLRHVWFLKNWPGRQRTLLRLLLWLPLVTVFHGLCFLLDYIFFPRLWFQQVNKPVFIVGHARSGTTLCHRLLAGDGDNFSYFLYWELFFPSLLQKKVIRGLGRLDRLFGAPCKRYLTKWDDKTFGKFRHIHNMSLWNAEEDQFVMRAAFVTQQWAIDVPMMDKIDLYHLDQMSAKKRRRWMHHYRECLKRQLLLNGGNRIHLSKNPLMSGWVGAIIETFADARIVVLMRNPNDCIPSTLKLLELSWRAKGWTPEQYDASLREMMAISFDSMRHPRQVLTAHPHTLHAFVDYRDITAEPRQTAHEIYKALEMPLSDDFDAYLKAHENTERSHKTHFEYTIKDYELSHKQIEAQLDDLFDEYQWPRLSDRNSPQTMEQING